Proteins co-encoded in one Ananas comosus cultivar F153 linkage group 15, ASM154086v1, whole genome shotgun sequence genomic window:
- the LOC109721806 gene encoding protein RRP6-like 2, with translation MEPDSPPASESSLKHKADALSSAAAKLAGRSRGIPSDRDFHFYNNFAEFKAPLSEIIANSEASLRSVAASPLLWGSKKPPPFPDDLDEAFDWLVNLNDDFLERFGVSMDEFKSLREKEEESGVKIGGEDESGFQLVYGKKKRASMRENEKDEDFLSSNSSQGVKVAMRDKMTTTAARSKVPFHIPTIPRPQDEYHILVNNKNQPFEHVWLEKSEDGGQFIHPLEKLAVLDFVDRNIREVEPVKPLPLESTPFKLVEEVKALKDLASNLRGVSEFAVDLEHNHYRSFQGLTCLMQVSTRNEDFIIDTLKLRIHVGPYLREIFKDPSKRKVMHGADRDILWLQRDFGIYVCNMFDTGQASRLLQLERNSLEYLLHHFCGVNANKEYQNADWRLRPLPDEMIKYAREDTHYLLHIYDLMKIRLLSSSTNESDLLLEVYKRSNEICLQLYEKELLTDTSYLYIYGLQEAEFSAKQLAIVAGLCQWRDSVARAEDESTGYILPNKTLLEIARQMPLSSGKLLRLVRSKHPFVERYLSSVIGIIRSSIVNSAAFESIAEQLKKGRLEQSAPESKEAQGDVGGGANKSSTMQKAETASAPTTSTDRACPGDSELITSQQGEEKMKTISPSETGRSLMLSDHPVAMDVENVGNGNPLPTRKATVASVQILKKPTAFGSLLGNSSSGRKPDSSRGAANKHDESKNKVEKIKSSVILPFHYFSGTDNKLSDASRSEMNGPHQENLQQGNKDSTDSVNMEEVIPLDNETNNSGSSMGSPTTDDAAKHRPWFPPIQENSGNEGLQEETDSVEKPVSPSELASSFEKCFQLMKQRRSSQQNLSTSQEAQVTFQLKPFDYAAARKNIKFGNIGEYDGAKGDDDDDGVKASRDSAGDKRKGAPVGRGRGEEKGKSSQQPRRRQAFPLSGNRSTTYH, from the exons ATGGAACCAGACTCCCCTCCTGCCTCCGAATCGTCCCTGAAGCACAAGGCCGACGCCCTCTCCTCCGCTGCCGCCAAGCTCGCCGGGCGCTCCCGAGGAATCCCCTCCGATAGGGACTTCCACTTCTACAACAACTTCGCCGAGTTCAAGGCCCCACTCAGTGAGATCATCGCCAATTCCGAGGCTTCTTTGAGGAGCGTCGCCGCCTCCCCCCTCCTCTGGGGCAGCAAGAAGCCCCCGCCGTTCCCGGACGATCTCGACGAGGCTTTTGATTGGCTGGTCAACCTCAACGACGATTTCCTCGAAAGGTTTGGCGTCTCCATGGACGAATTCAAGAGCCTGAgggagaaggaagaggagagcGGGGTAAAGATTGGGGGGGAGGACGAGAGCGGGTTTCAGCTGGTTtatgggaagaagaagagggctAGCATGCGCGAGAATGAGAAAGATGAGGATTTTTTGTCTTCAAACTCATCGCAGGGTGTTAAGGTGGCGATGAGGGACAAAATGACGACGACCGCGGCGCGCTCCAAGGTTCCTTTTCATATACCCACCATCCCCCGGCCACAGGATGAGTATCATATCCTAGTGAACAACAAGAACCAGCCCTTTGAGCACGTTTGGCTTGAGAAGAGCGAGGACGGGGGACAGTTTATCCACCCATTG GAAAAGCTGGCTGTTCTGGACTTTGTTGATAGAAATATTCGTGAAGTTGAGCCAGTAAAACCTCTCCCTTTGGAGAGTACCCCATTCAAGCTTGTGGAGGAAGTGAAAGCACTGAAGGACCTAGCTTCTAATTTGAGGGGTGTCTCTGAGTTTGCG GTTGATTTGGAGCACAATCACTATAGATCTTTTCAGGGGCTGACTTGTCTGATGCAAGTATCTACAAGAAATGAGGATTTTATAATAGACACCCTCAAGCTCCGTATACATGTTGGCCCATATCTAAGAGAAATTTTTAAAGATCCATCCAAGAGAAAG GTAATGCATGGGGCTGATCGTGACATACTGTGGCTTCAACGGGACTTTGGCATCTACGTGTGCAATATGTTTGACACTGGGCAG GCATCGAGGTTGTTGCAGTTGGAGAGAAATAGTCTTGAGTATCTTTTGCATCACTTTTGCGGAGTAAATGCAAACAAAGA ATATCAGAATGCAGATTGGAGGTTGCGCCCTCTTCCTGATGAAATGATCAA GTATGCCAGAGAAGACACACACTACCTCTTACATATATATGACCTAATGAAAATCAGATTGTTATCATCATCAACAAACGAAAGTGATCTCCTTCTAGAG GTCTACAAGCGCAGCAATGAGATTTGCTTGCAACTATATGAGAAAGAACTTTTAACAGATACGTCGTATCTGTATATATACGG GTTGCAGGAAGCTGAGTTCAGTGCAAAACAACTAGCAATCGTTGCT GGGTTATGTCAATGGAGAGATAGTGTTGCTCGGGCAGAGGATGAGAGCACTGGGTATATACTACCCAACAAAACTCTACTTGAGATTG CAAGGCAGATGCCTCTTTCTTCTGGAAAGTTACTCCGACTGGTTAGATCGAAGCATCCATTTGTTGAGCGCTACCTCAGTTCTGTCATTGGCATCATTAGGAGTTCCATTGTGAATTCTGCTGCTTTCGAGAGTATAGCTGAGCAACTAAAGAAGGGGCGGCTAGAACAA TCAGCACCAGAAAGTAAAGAGGCTCAAGGTGATGTTGGTGGTGGTGCTAATAAAAGCAGTACTATGCAAAAAGCCGAAACGGCTTCAGCTCCTACCACTTCTACTGATCGTGCCTGTCCTGGAGATTCTGAACTTATAACCAGTCAACAGGgagaagagaaaatgaaaaCGATCTCACCATCTGAAACTGGGAGGTCGCTGATGCTATCTGACCATCCTGTAGCTATGGATGTAGAAAATGTGGGAAATGGAAACCCACTACCCACTAGGAAA GCAACAGTGGCTTCAGTCCAAATATTGAAGAAACCAACAGCTTTTGGCTCATTATTAGGAAATTCATCTTCTGGAAGGAAGCCAGATTCCTCTAGAGGGGCTGCTAATAAGCAC gATGAGAGCAAGAACAAAGTTGAGAAAATCAAGTCTTCAGTAATACTTCCATTCCATTATTTCTCAGGTACAGACAATAAGCTTTCAGATGCTAGTCGATCGGAAATGAATGGTCCACACCAAGAAAATTTGCAGCAGGGAAATAAAGATTCCACCGACTCAGTGAATATGGAAGAAGTAATACCATTGGATAATGAAACCAACAATTCTGGTTCCTCGATGGGAAGCCCAACTACTGATGATGCTGCTAAGCACAGGCCATGGTTTCCTCCAATTCAAGAAAATAGTGGCAATGAAGGCCTTCAAGAAGAAACCGATTCAGTGGAGAAGCCTGTGTCGCCATCTGAGCTCGCCTCCAGTTTCGAGAAATGCTTTCAGTTGATGAAGCAGAGAAGAAGCTCTCAACAAAACCTAAGTACATCTCAGGAGGCTCAGGTAACTTTCCAGTTGAAGCCATTCGACTACGCCGCAGCGagaaagaatataaaatttgggAACATTGGGGAGTATGATGGAGCCAAAGGCGACGACGATGATGATGGGGTTAAGGCCTCGAGGGATTCAGCAGGTGATAAGCGGAAAGGTGCACCGGTTGGTCGGGGTCGTGGTGAAGAGAAGGGAAAAAGTTCTCAGCAACCACGTCGGCGGCAGGCTTTTCCTCTTTCAGGCAATAGAAGCACAACTTATCACTAG
- the LOC109721807 gene encoding phosphoserine aminotransferase 2, chloroplastic-like yields MAAAAAAAPNSLLVVRRNPLRTSPRPSVSVRPRSAISCAAVTSAPAATPAGVASERVFNFAPGPATLPESVLLRAQSELYNYRGSGMSIMEMSHRGKEFDGVIKKAESDLRALLGISDDYAVLFLQGGATTQFAAVPLNLCAGPDDAADFIVTGSWGDKAYKEAAKYCRPNLLWTGKPAKYTAIPPFDARSLPQNPDARFLHICANETIHGVEFKDYPVPENRDGILVADMSSNFCSKPVDVSKFALIYAGAQKNVGPSGVTVVIVRRDLIGKAQPITPVMLDYKTHADSASLYNTPPCFAIYICGLVFEDLLEQGGLAEIEKKNAHKAGILYDAIDGSGGYYACPVEPSVRSLMNVPFTLQKSELEKKFIDEAAKEGMVQLKGHRSVGGVRASIYNAMPLAGVEKLVAFMKDFQARHP; encoded by the coding sequence atggccgccgccgccgccgccgcgcccaaCTCCCTCCTGGTCGTCCGCCGCAATCCCCTCCGCACCTCCCCCAGGCCCTCCGTCTCCGTCCGGCCCAGGTCCGCCATCTCCTGCGCCGCCGTCACGTCCGCCCCGGCCGCCACCCCCGCCGGCGTGGCCTCGGAGCGCGTCTTCAACTTCGCCCCCGGCCCCGCCACCCTGCCGGAGTCCGTGCTGCTGAGGGCGCAGTCGGAGCTGTACAACTACCGCGGGTCGGGCATGAGCATCATGGAGATGAGCCACCGCGGCAAGGAGTTCGACGGCGTGATCAAGAAGGCGGAGTCCGATCTGCGCGCCCTCCTTGGGATCTCCGACGACTACGCCGTCCTCTTCCTCCAGGGCGGCGCCACGACCCAGTTCGCCGCCGTCCCCCTCAACCTGTGCGCCGGGCCCGACGACGCCGCCGACTTCATCGTGACGGGCTCCTGGGGCGACAAGGCCTACAAGGAGGCCGCCAAGTACTGCCGGCCCAACCTGCTCTGGACCGGGAAGCCCGCCAAGTACACCGCGATCCCGCCCTTCGACGCCCGCTCCCTCCCGCAGAACCCCGACGCCCGATTCCTCCACATCTGCGCCAACGAGACCATCCACGGCGTGGAGTTCAAGGACTACCCCGTCCCCGAGAACCGGGACGGCATCCTGGTCGCCGACATGTCCTCCAACTTCTGCTCCAAGCCCGTCGACGTCTCCAAGTTCGCGCTGATCTACGCAGGGGCGCAGAAGAACGTGGGGCCCTCGGGGGTCACCGTCGTCATCGTGCGCAGGGATCTCATCGGCAAGGCCCAGCCCATCACTCCCGTCATGCTCGACTACAAGACCCACGCCGACAGCGCCTCCCTCTACAACACCCCGCCCTGCTTCGCCATCTACATCTGCGGTCTCGTCTTCGAGGACTTGCTCGAGCAGGGCGGCCTCGCGGAGATCGAGAAGAAGAACGCCCACAAGGCCGGGATTCTCTACGACGCCATCGACGGGAGCGGCGGCTACTACGCGTGCCCCGTCGAGCCCTCCGTCAGGTCGCTCATGAACGTGCCCTTCACGCTGCAGAAGAGCGAACTGGAGAAGAAGTTTATCGACGAGGCGGCCAAGGAAGGGATGGTTCAGCTCAAGGGGCATAGATCGGTCGGCGGCGTTCGGGCTTCGATATACAATGCGATGCCGCTGGCTGGTGTAGAGAAGCTGGTCGCTTTCATGAAGGATTTCCAAGCTAGGCATCCGTGA
- the LOC109721415 gene encoding cationic amino acid transporter 2, vacuolar-like isoform X3, producing the protein MAEMEPQRSCNKASFSGSGLGFHYVTRRKQVDSNRRRGGRGEHQLARELSIPHLIAIGVGATIGAGVYVLVGTVAREHSGPALTISFLIAGIAAALSALCYAELASRCPSAGSAYHYTYICIGEGVAWLIGWALVLEYTIGGSAVARGVSPNLALFFGGPDSLPSFLARVHIPGLGIVVDPCAAILVLMVTGLLCLGIKESSFIQATVTTANVIVMLFVIIAGGYLGFQTGWIGYTVSKGYFPYGVNGMLAGSATLFFAYIGFDAVASTAEEVKNPQVDLPWGIGLGLSMCCFLYMLVSVVIVGLVPYFAMDPDTPISTAFTQNGMQWAVYVVSTGAILALCSSLIGSILPQPRILMAMARDGLLPPLFADVNRNTQVPVKSTLLTGISAAALAFFMDVAELANMVSVGTLLAFTAVAISILILRYVPPDEVPIPSSLRESIESASLHSSSGDKNEGYSGNLVGTNNQNSQDGMACNNDAETACDPLIVKEKFTDDMNEKERRKKAARSIAIVCFGVLALTSSASSASLPFT; encoded by the exons ATGGCGGAGATGGAGCCGCAGCGGAGTTGTAACAAGGCGAGCTTTTCTGGGTCCGGGTTAGGCTTTCATTACGTAACGAGGAGAAAACAGGTCGATTCGAACCGGCGCCGCGGAGGGAGGGGAGAGCACCAGCTCGCAAGGGAGTTGTCCATTCCCCATCTCATTGCTATAG GCGTCGGCGCAACCATCGGTGCCGGGGTCTATGTTCTTGTAGGAACTGTTGCCAGAGAGCACTCGGGACCTGCCTTAACCATTTCCTTCCTAATAGCTGGAATAGCGGCTGCTCTTTCTGCGCTCTGCTATGCTGAGCTTGCAAGTCGTTGCCCGTCTGCAGGAAGTGCCTATCACTATACTTACATTTGTATCGGAGAAGG TGTGGCTTGGTTGATTGGATGGGCTTTGGTTTTGGAGTACACGATAGGAGGGTCAGCTGTTGCACGCGGCGTATCGCCAAACTTG GCACTGTTTTTTGGTGGCCCAGATAGTTTGCCTTCTTTTCTAGCCCGAGTTCACATTCCAGGCCTTGGTATTGTTGTCGACCCCTGTGCTGCAATTCTTGTTCTGATGGTTACTGGGCTGCTATGTCTTGGGATTAAGGAG AGCTCGTTCATACAAGCCACTGTAACAACAGCAAATGTCATTGTCATGCTATTTGTCATTATAGCTGGTGGATATTTAGGGTTCCAGACAGGATGGATCGGCTATACTGTTTCAAAGGG CTACTTCCCTTATGGTGTGAATGGAATGCTTGCTGGATCGGCAACCCTGTTCTTTGCATACATTGGCTTTGATGCAGTTGCCAGCACTGCCGAGGAG gTAAAAAATCCTCAAGTCGATCTCCCATGGGGTATAGGTTTGGGTTTGTCAATGTGCTGCTTCTTGTATATGCTGGTTTCTGTTGTAATTGTCGGTCTGGTACCATATTTTGCAATGGATCCTGACACTCCAATATCAACAGCATTTACTCAAAATGGGATGCAGTGGGCTGT GTACGTCGTTTCCACTGGAGCGATTCTTGCTCTTTGCTCATCTTTGATAGGTTCAATTCTTCCACAG CCACGAATATTGATGGCCATGGCTAGAGATGGACTGCTTCCACCTTTGTTTGCAGATGTTAACAGAAACACGCAAGTTCCTGTCAAGAGCACACTTTTGACTGGGATTTCTGCTGCCGCCCTGGCTTTTTTCATGGATGTAGCAGAATTGGCAAACATG GTCAGTGTTGGTACACTTCTTGCATTCACCGCTGTTGCAATATCTATTTTGATTCTAAGATACGTACCTCCAGATGAGGTGCCCATACCATCGTCGCTTCGAGAATCAATAGAATCTGCATCGCTGCATTCAAGTTCAGGAGATAAAAATGAGGGATATTCAGGAAATCTTGTTGGAACAAATAATCAAAATAGTCAGGATGGCATGGCCTGTAATAATGATGCTGAAACAGCTTGTGATCCCCTTATTGTGAAGGAAAAATTTACAG